GTATCCTCAACGGTCTCGCCCCACTCCACCTTACCGCCCAGGATGCCCCAATGACCGGCCTCGGGATCGCGTTTGCGACGGGCCAGAAGGATCTGCCCCCCGGCATTGAAAATCGCCGCCCCACAGCCCACGCGGGGCCAGTTTACCATATCCATCTACCTCACCCATCCTGTTGTTGGCCGATGCCCCGCATCATCCGTATTATGGTTGCGATTTCAACACTATGCCAGCATACGAAATTCCGTTGCTCGACACCGGCGGGAAAAGCTGTTTTTCTTTGCTTTCAGGTCAGTTGCACGCTACGACTGGCGCTGAAGCATTTGTTTTGGTGGAGGCCATGAATGTCGGACCGGTCGTTGGATGATCTGCGTCGTGAAATCGACGATATCGACAACGCTATGCACGACCTGCTGATGCGGCGGGCCGATGTGGTCGCACATGTGGCCGGTGCGAAGGGCATTGCCAAGCGGGGAGACCTGCCGATCCGCCCTGCGCGTGAGGCTGCCATGCTGCGCCGCCTTGCCGCCCGTCATCGCGGCCCCTTCCCGTTCGAGGCGCTGGCGCGTATGTGGCAGGAAATGATCGCCGCCTTCACCCAGTTGCAGAACCAGTACAATATCGCCGTCTTTGCCGACGACGAACATGCCTCCATGTGGGACCTGGCGCGCGACCAGTTCGGTGCGCAGACGCCGATCACCGCCTATCCCAACACCCGCGAGACATTGAACCAGATTTCCCAGGGCAATGCGGCAGTGGCCGTTCTGCCGCTGCCGACGGAAAAGAACGCCTATCCCTGGTGGACGGCTCTTTGTGTGCAGGATGCGCCGAAGGTGATCATGCGCCTGCCCTTTTCCGGGGTCGGCAACGTCCGCGGGGAAAAGATGGAGGCGCTGGCTGTTGCCCATCTGGACGGCGAGCCGACCGGGCGTGACCGTACGCTTCTCGTGATCGAGACCGCCGACACGCTCAGCCGGGCGGCGCTGACCGAGATGCTGAACAAAGCCAAGCTGTCCCCCAGCTTCATCGTTTCCGCAGAGGCCTCCGGCTGGATGCATCTGGTGGAACTGAAAGAATTCCTGGAACCCAACGACACCCGTCTGGACCATCTGGGAATGCGCGATGCGGTGCAACGCACCCATATCATCGGCTATTATGCGGACATCATCCAAAAGTCCGACTTCGTAAAAATAAATAGCTGATAACCCCGACTACTCTGAAAATTTAATCCGGCTCTGAACCCTGTAAGGAGATATCTCATGCCGCTCGTGCCGCGACCGGGAATTGAAAAAGCCCCGCTTTACATTCCGGGAAGCCATTCTGTCGAAGGCATTGCCGACCCTGCAATTCTCTCTGCCAACGAGAATCCGCACGGCGCAAGCCCTTTGGCACGCGAAGCCTATATGAAGGCCGCCGCGAGCATGCAACGATACCCCGACGGGGGAGCCACAGAATTACGCAATGCGATTGCCACCCGCAACGGGTTGGACCCGGACCGCATCGTCTGCGGTGCCGGATCGGACGAGATCATCACCATGCTGACCCGCATCTTCGCGGGTCCCGGCGATGAAGTGCTTTATTCGGAACACGGCTTTCTGATGTATCCGATCAACGCGCTGCAGGTGGGGGCGACACCGGTCAAGGCGCCGGAAACCGACCTGCGCACCGATGTGGATGCCTTGCTGGCCCATGTGACGGACAAGACGAAGATCGTCTTCGTTGCGAACCCGAACAACCCGACGGGCAGCTATCTGCCGACCGACGAGCTGCGCCGTCTGGCGAACGGGTTGCCGGAAAATGTCCTGCTGGTGATCGACGCGGCCTATGCGGAATATGTGGTCCGCAACGACTATACCGCAGGCCCGGACCTGGTGGATGAATTCCCCAACGTGGTCATGATGCGCACCTTCTCCAAGATCTATGGTCTGGCGGCGGTGCGTCTGGGCTGGTGCTATGCACAGCGTCCGGTGATCGACCTGATGAACCGGCTGCGCAGCCCGTTCAACCTGTCCACCACGGCCCAGGCCGCCGGGACCGCCGCCATGCAGGATATCGCCCACACCGAAAAGGCCATTGCCCATAACAGCCAGTGGCTCAGCTATCTGAGCGAAGAGCTGAAAAAGCTGGGCATCGAAGTGCCGCCGTCGGTGGGCAACTTCCTGATCGCCGGTTTCGGGACCAAGGAGACCGCGGACGCGGCCTATGCCTTCCTGAAACAGCGTGGCGTGATCGCCCGTCAGATGGGTGGCTATGGCCTGGCGGATTATATCCGCATCACCATCGGTCTGGAAAAGGACTGCCGGTTATGCGTCGACATATTGAAAGATTTCAAGGGATAGACGACCCATGTCACCCCAATTTGAAAAAGTAACGCTGATCGGGCTTGGCCTGATCGGCTCCTCGCTCGCCTGGGCCATGAAACGTGGTGGTCTGGCCGGGCATATCGCAGGCGCGGCCCGCAGTGCGGAAACCCGTGCCAAATCTCTGGAACTGGGCTTTGTGGACAGCGTATCCGACGATATGGCCGAGGCCGTCAAGGATGCCGACCTGGTCGTGATCTGCACGCCTCTGTCCGCCTATACCGCCGTTGCCCGGGCCATCGCCCCGCATCTGAAGGATGGCGCGATCGTCTCCGATGTCGGCTCCTGCAAGCGCAGCGCCATCGACGATGTGCAGCAATATCTGCCGGACCATGCCCATTTCGTCGCCGCCCACCCGATTGCCGGCACGGAAAACTCCGGCCCGGAAGCGGGTTTTGCCGAACTCTTCGACGGACGTTACCTGATCATTACGCCAACGTCGGGGACGGACGGGAAGGCCCTGGAACGGGTCAAGCGGCTTTGGGAAACGATTGGCGCGATTGTGGAGATCATGTCACCGGAACATCATGACCGGGTCTTCGCCATCACCTCCCATCTGCCGCATCTGATCGCCTACACCATTGTCGGCACGGTCGCGGACCTGGAGCATCAGCTCGCCCGCGAACATGTGACCGACGAGGCACTGGTGCGCACCAACGAGGTTGTCCGCTTTTCCGGCAGTGGCTTCCGCGATTTCACCCGGATCGCAGGTTCCGACCCGACCATGTGGCGGGACGTGTTCCTGAAAAACCGGGAGGCAACGCTGGAAATGCTGGGCCGCTTTACCGAGGACCTGGTCGCCCTGCAGCGGGCCATCCGCTGGGGCGAGGGGGAAAAGCTGCATGACTGGTTTACGCGCACCCGCGAAGTACGCCGGAAGGTCCTGACGGAACCCGCCCGCGCCCCGCAGGTGGACTGGAAAGAAAACCAGAAAACCAGCTCGGATTCCGACTAGGAACCTGTTCGGGCGGGTATGCGCCTATTGAGCGGCTGGGGCTTTCGGCGGCCCCAGCTCCTCCACCACCACCGGCGCTGTGGGCACCGGCGTGATCTTGTCGCCTGCGGGCGGCATCAGTTCCTTCGGCACCGGCCCACGATCCGCCTCCTCGGGGGGTGGAGATATCCTGACCGGCGCTTTCGCCGGCGCGAATACCGGCGGGATGGAGGCCAGTTGCAGCGGCCCCAAAAGCAGATTTCCCTGTTGCAGAACGATCGGGATATCCGCAGCAGGCCGCCCGTCTGCGGTTTTGCCAAAGGAGAACAGCCGCGCGCCGGCGGCGGCCAGCCGGGCCACCTTTTTCTCAATCAGACCGCGCGCACCGAATTCCTCCAGGGTTTCCGCCAGACCGGCCACCTGCCCGTCCAGCTTGCCATCCAGCCGCAGGTCCTTGTCCAGCGCCAGACGGCCCTGTCCCTGCAGGCCAAGCGTGCCCCATTCCACCTTCAGCCAGTTGATATCCAGTCGCCCGCCATTGGCCTGCCAGCGTGTCAGGCTGTCCTGCAGGTCCGATTGCGGGAAAGGCTCGACGATATTGATCTTCGCCTGAAATTCCTTCAGCCCCCGGCCCAGGGGGTTGTCCCAGGCTTTCGGCAGGATCAGTTTGGTCACCTTGGTCCGCAGGCTGGCGGCAAGGTCACCACCGGCGGCAAGCTGGTCCACATTCAAATAAAGATAGTCGGCGCGGACATGCTCATCCAGCATCGGTGCCGCCCCGTCCAGCTTCACCAGTTCCAGTTCCACCCCGGAAAGCTGCCCCTGAAGGTCGAAATGGGTCAGGACATCCGCGCGATCCGCCGAGAGAACCATATCGACCATGCGCCCGTCCAGCGGCAGGCTAAGCCCCTGTTCACCACGAAGCGATCCGCGGAAGTTCAACGGCTTCCAGGGCTGGGCGGAAAGTTCGACCTGTTGCCCCTGCCAATGCCAGTTCTGTTTGGAATCAGTCACCGCAACCGACGGGAAGGTCACGCGGATGATGCCCGGAAAACCGGTGACGGCCGGCTCCGCATAGTGCACATCCACCGCCTCGCTGCGCCAGCCGTCGAGCTGTTCTTCGGCAAAGGCGGCAAGCTTCTGCGCGCCCCAGAACCAATAGCCGGTATAGGCGGCCAGTGTCGCGGCGGAGACCAGAATGATAATCCAGAACGGGCGATTGCTTTTCATGGCATCTCTGTACCACCAACCCCGGCCAAGACCAACCTGCAATGGGATTAATTCGACAAGGCGGCTTCTCTGTCGTATGAGAGGGCAGACAACAATCAGCAGGGGGAATAGCCATGACGGGGAAACATTCAGGATCGTGCCTGTGCGGCGGTGTCACGTTCGAAATTACCGGCGAGTTCAAGAACTTCTTTCTCTGCCATTGCAACCGCTGCCGCAAGGGCACCGGCACGGTTCATGGCGCCAACCTCTTCGCCCAGCCGGCCGAGCTTACCTGGCTCAGCGGGGAGGATCAGGTCCGTGTCTACCACCTGCCCGGCACCCGCCATGCCAAAAGCTTCTGCACCACCTGCGGCTCGGCCCTGCCGGGGCGGGATGCGGCAAGCGGACTTGTGGTCGCGCCCGCAGGCAGCCTGGACAGCCCGGTTACAATCGAACCCAGCGCCCACATCATGATGGCCGACAAGGCCGACTGGGAAGAGGCCCTGAAAGACGCGCCCCAATTCGACAAATACCCGGAATAGAAAGCGCGACGGCAACAACGCGCGCCTACGAAGAACAGGTTTCCCTCAGCCAGTTTCGGAACAGCCGGGCGGCGGGCGAGAGGGTCCGCGCGCGGGAATGGACCAGATAGTCGTGAAAGCCGGTCTCAAAGACAAATTCACCGACCGGCACCAGCGCACCGGATGCCAGAAGATCGCCAATCATGAATTCCCAGCCCAGCGCCACGCCCAGCCCTTCCTGCGCCGCATTCAGCGTCAGGGTTACCTGATTCAGGGTCAGGGCCTTGCCCGGCGGCGCGTAATCGACCCCGAAATGCCGGAACCAACTGGGCCAGTCCAGGCAGTTCCAGGCACGGGAATCCAACTGAATCAGAGGTAACCCGGTCAGGTCTTCGACCTTGTGGACCGGCGGCAGGTCAAAATCGCTGGCCGCGATGGGGCGAATGCGCTCTGCAAAAAGTGGTGCCGCCTCCAGGCCGCCCCAGTTGCCCGCACCATAGAGAATGCCGAAATCATGCTCGATCACGCTGTATTCGTCGATCGCATTGCTGGCATGGATATGGACCATGATCTCTGGATGGACGCGGTTGAATTGGACCAGCCGGTTGAACAGCCAGTAATGGGCCACGGCCTGCGTCGCAATGATCGAGACAACCGGTTGGTCCCGCCCCGCCTCGAGCCGGGACAATGTCGCCCCCAGTTCATGCAGGAGCGGCCGCACCGTTTCCAACAACTCCCGCCCGGCCACGGTCAGAACAAGCCCGCGGGGATGACGCTCGAACAGGGCAACCTGCAACCGGTCCTCCAGGGCGCGGATCTGTTTGCTGACGGCCCCCTGGGTCAACGATAAATCCCGCGCGGCAGAACTGACCTGGCCATAGCGGGCCACCGCCTCGAAGGCCACGAGCAATTCCGTAGGGGGAAGTCGGCGCAGGTTATACATGGTCGAAACCGGTTATTTGATATTCCAAAATGGATACCATTTATCTGAATTTATCACCAGCTTAAGGCCATTAATTAACATCGATATTCCCACATGGAATGATCATGGACGAACTTTCCATAGGCACGGCGGTCACTGTTTCCTAATGTCAGCCCTGTGACACCTTTCTGCCCAAATGATCGTCTATCCGAATGCCACGCGTCAGCGGAACCCGCAGTTAAAACAAGCGAAAACGGATAAAAGAATGAAACGGACAACCCGAAAACTGGCACATCTGGCGATCCTGGGCAGTGCATTTTTCCTTACAGGCCTATCCGCCGGCCAGGCGCAGGAACTGAACGCCGCGGCGGCAAAATGGGAAGACAAGCTGGACGCACGGATCGGCGTGGAACTGCGTGAAATCAGCTCCGGCTGGGCCTTGGAGCATCGCGCGGATGAACGCTTTCCAATGTCCAGCACCTTCAAGGTTCTGCTTTGCGGAGCGGTATTGGCGCGCGTGGACGCAAGCGAGGAAGACCTGACCCGGCGGATCACCTACACCAAGGGGGACCTGGTCACCTATTCCCCGGTAACGAAAGAACATGTGGAAGACGGTATGACCATTGGTGAGCTTTGTGAGGCGACACTCACCACCAGCGACAACACGGCGGGCAACCTGCTGTTAAACAGCATTGGCGGCCCCAAGGGCCTCACCGCCTTCCTGCGCAGCATCGGCGATGACACCACGCGCCTGGACCGCTGGGAAACCGCACTGAACGAAAGCACGCCGGGGGACGAACGGGACACGACCACGCCCGCAGCGATGGTGAAAACCCTCAACACGCTTTTGTTTGCCGACGTCCTGCGCCCGGAATCCTCAGCCCGGCTGCGCGGCTGGATGATTGACGACAAGGTCGCGGATGCTCTGATCCGGGCAAACCTGCCGGACGGCTGGGTAATCGGTGACAAGACCGGCGCGGGCGGTCATGGATCACGCGGGATTACGGCCTTCCTACAGGATGAAAATGGCCGGACCTATCTGGCGGCCATCTATCTGACCGACAGCAAGGCGGATTTTCCCCTGCGCAACAAGGTGGTGGCCGAAATCGGCAAGGCGATGATCGACGAGATCGCCGCACGATAGCCGCCCCGGTCTGTTCAGCCTGTTTGGGAGCGAGGCAAAGATGATGACACAGAAATCCGCATTGTCAGTGGGGCTTGTCCCGCTTCATCGGTTCACCCTGGCCCCCTTTGCCTCCTTCCTGGACGTCTTGCGCCTGGCCGCAGACAAGGGCGATCGCAGCGAACAGCGCAATTGCAACTGGACCGTTACCGCGCCAGGCGCCAGCATGGTGACCTCCAGTTCCGGCGTGCGGATCGCAACCGACCGTCAGCCTCCCGACCCGCGCCAATTCGACTATATCGCCGTTTTCGGCGGACTGCTGGACGTCGGTACGGAAATCACCCCGGAGATGCACGACTATCTGCGGCGCGCCGACGACATGGGCATCCCCCTGATCGGGGTGTGCACAGGCTCCTATGCATTGATGAGTGCGGGGCTGATGAAGGAGCGGCGCTGTTGCGTGAACTGGTTCCATCACCGCGACTATCTCAAACTTTGTGACGATGAGATGCTGGAAACCGGGCAGCTTTTTCTGGAGGACAGCGATCGCATCACCTGTGCGGGCGGAGCCGGGGCGGCGGATCTGGCACTTTGGCTTGTCGACCGCCATCTGGGCAAACGCTGGACACGGGCATCCATGAACTCATCCGCGACCTGCGTCTGGGACTCGCCCGCAACCTGATCATCAATACCCGCCAGTCAATCACCGACATCACCTATGAATGCGGCTTTTGCCATCACGGCCATTTCCGCAACCTCTTCAGCCGCAAATACGGGATCACCCCGAAGAAATTGCGCAAT
The Aestuariispira ectoiniformans genome window above contains:
- the hisC gene encoding histidinol-phosphate transaminase, which codes for MPLVPRPGIEKAPLYIPGSHSVEGIADPAILSANENPHGASPLAREAYMKAAASMQRYPDGGATELRNAIATRNGLDPDRIVCGAGSDEIITMLTRIFAGPGDEVLYSEHGFLMYPINALQVGATPVKAPETDLRTDVDALLAHVTDKTKIVFVANPNNPTGSYLPTDELRRLANGLPENVLLVIDAAYAEYVVRNDYTAGPDLVDEFPNVVMMRTFSKIYGLAAVRLGWCYAQRPVIDLMNRLRSPFNLSTTAQAAGTAAMQDIAHTEKAIAHNSQWLSYLSEELKKLGIEVPPSVGNFLIAGFGTKETADAAYAFLKQRGVIARQMGGYGLADYIRITIGLEKDCRLCVDILKDFKG
- a CDS encoding AraC family transcriptional regulator, giving the protein MMTQKSALSVGLVPLHRFTLAPFASFLDVLRLAADKGDRSEQRNCNWTVTAPGASMVTSSSGVRIATDRQPPDPRQFDYIAVFGGLLDVGTEITPEMHDYLRRADDMGIPLIGVCTGSYALMSAGLMKERRCCVNWFHHRDYLKLCDDEMLETGQLFLEDSDRITCAGGAGAADLALWLVDRHLGKRWTRASMNSSATCVWDSPAT
- a CDS encoding GFA family protein produces the protein MTGKHSGSCLCGGVTFEITGEFKNFFLCHCNRCRKGTGTVHGANLFAQPAELTWLSGEDQVRVYHLPGTRHAKSFCTTCGSALPGRDAASGLVVAPAGSLDSPVTIEPSAHIMMADKADWEEALKDAPQFDKYPE
- a CDS encoding prephenate/arogenate dehydrogenase family protein; translated protein: MSPQFEKVTLIGLGLIGSSLAWAMKRGGLAGHIAGAARSAETRAKSLELGFVDSVSDDMAEAVKDADLVVICTPLSAYTAVARAIAPHLKDGAIVSDVGSCKRSAIDDVQQYLPDHAHFVAAHPIAGTENSGPEAGFAELFDGRYLIITPTSGTDGKALERVKRLWETIGAIVEIMSPEHHDRVFAITSHLPHLIAYTIVGTVADLEHQLAREHVTDEALVRTNEVVRFSGSGFRDFTRIAGSDPTMWRDVFLKNREATLEMLGRFTEDLVALQRAIRWGEGEKLHDWFTRTREVRRKVLTEPARAPQVDWKENQKTSSDSD
- a CDS encoding DUF2125 domain-containing protein: MKSNRPFWIIILVSAATLAAYTGYWFWGAQKLAAFAEEQLDGWRSEAVDVHYAEPAVTGFPGIIRVTFPSVAVTDSKQNWHWQGQQVELSAQPWKPLNFRGSLRGEQGLSLPLDGRMVDMVLSADRADVLTHFDLQGQLSGVELELVKLDGAAPMLDEHVRADYLYLNVDQLAAGGDLAASLRTKVTKLILPKAWDNPLGRGLKEFQAKINIVEPFPQSDLQDSLTRWQANGGRLDINWLKVEWGTLGLQGQGRLALDKDLRLDGKLDGQVAGLAETLEEFGARGLIEKKVARLAAAGARLFSFGKTADGRPAADIPIVLQQGNLLLGPLQLASIPPVFAPAKAPVRISPPPEEADRGPVPKELMPPAGDKITPVPTAPVVVEELGPPKAPAAQ
- a CDS encoding helix-turn-helix transcriptional regulator: MACRPPSGQTLDTGIHELIRDLRLGLARNLIINTRQSITDITYECGFCHHGHFRNLFSRKYGITPKKLRNERRDDGAEDLSSMGGGRRVLR
- a CDS encoding LysR substrate-binding domain-containing protein, whose translation is MYNLRRLPPTELLVAFEAVARYGQVSSAARDLSLTQGAVSKQIRALEDRLQVALFERHPRGLVLTVAGRELLETVRPLLHELGATLSRLEAGRDQPVVSIIATQAVAHYWLFNRLVQFNRVHPEIMVHIHASNAIDEYSVIEHDFGILYGAGNWGGLEAAPLFAERIRPIAASDFDLPPVHKVEDLTGLPLIQLDSRAWNCLDWPSWFRHFGVDYAPPGKALTLNQVTLTLNAAQEGLGVALGWEFMIGDLLASGALVPVGEFVFETGFHDYLVHSRARTLSPAARLFRNWLRETCSS
- a CDS encoding chorismate mutase, encoding MSDRSLDDLRREIDDIDNAMHDLLMRRADVVAHVAGAKGIAKRGDLPIRPAREAAMLRRLAARHRGPFPFEALARMWQEMIAAFTQLQNQYNIAVFADDEHASMWDLARDQFGAQTPITAYPNTRETLNQISQGNAAVAVLPLPTEKNAYPWWTALCVQDAPKVIMRLPFSGVGNVRGEKMEALAVAHLDGEPTGRDRTLLVIETADTLSRAALTEMLNKAKLSPSFIVSAEASGWMHLVELKEFLEPNDTRLDHLGMRDAVQRTHIIGYYADIIQKSDFVKINS
- the bla gene encoding class A beta-lactamase produces the protein MKRTTRKLAHLAILGSAFFLTGLSAGQAQELNAAAAKWEDKLDARIGVELREISSGWALEHRADERFPMSSTFKVLLCGAVLARVDASEEDLTRRITYTKGDLVTYSPVTKEHVEDGMTIGELCEATLTTSDNTAGNLLLNSIGGPKGLTAFLRSIGDDTTRLDRWETALNESTPGDERDTTTPAAMVKTLNTLLFADVLRPESSARLRGWMIDDKVADALIRANLPDGWVIGDKTGAGGHGSRGITAFLQDENGRTYLAAIYLTDSKADFPLRNKVVAEIGKAMIDEIAAR